In the Gavia stellata isolate bGavSte3 chromosome 17, bGavSte3.hap2, whole genome shotgun sequence genome, TGCCGGTTGTTTTCTCATCGCCTCCAGCAGGAGGGACTCCTTGTCTGCTACCAGGTTAGCCTGGCACGGCCTGGAAACGCTACGCTTggatcttgctctttccagccgttccagttcctgaaatagctgctggcgTTGTTCCTTTAGCTTCTCATACCAATCATTCAGTTCAATCAGCTGGGCTCGAAACAGTGGCAGGGTTTCTTGGagttccctctgcaagcacgcgccttcctcttctttcctctggagcgcTAGCTTGGCCTCCtcatgttccttctccagctgttgacttctttctgccatttctctcatggctttcagttcacgctctgcctcttccagttgGCTTTGAAGACAGACGTTTCTTTGGATGGCAGAATCTCGCTCGCCTGCCACTCGTGCTAGTAGTCCTTTCAGGTCAAGGTTTTCCGCTtgaacctcttctgtcaaagccatctgcccacggaggcgagcattttcttgAGCCAGGCGGGTGTTTCCATTTGTCATCTCCGTGAGCTGCACCTGTAACTGCTCACGAGTTCGGCTGTGGGTGCTCACATCATAGGAGCCCTCTTcgtctgcagccacttgggcctgaagctccacagctgccttccGTGAGGAGTCGTCCTGCTTGTCCTGAGCCAGCAAAGCTccatcagcctctcctgtttctccatcgctctgctgaggaaacgatgcCACACGCAGTTCCTCAGTAGAGcgttggatgggcagtggcactcgAGTATTGATCAGGCGATTGCTGGCCACCTGCAGTTGCCTGGATCTTTCTTCCAGCCGCGAGGCGAGGCCAGCTAGTTGAGCACTTTTCTGCCGCAGCCAATCTGCCTCCTTGCGGGCTTCTggagagcctttctttttcaggaggcggctctccatctcaagggccctctcttgcctctccaggtcttccagaagacgctgcaggtgggtgttctgctccaggagctggctgcacgtgctgccaagcagcaccaagtcttccgcctctggcacctggagctgagcatctgccactgccttgcatgttgtttgctgcccagcactgtggctttcgggcagtctttcctgtagtgccgccagggcccggggcccgttactgccagaagagcaggagctctgcatctcctgatgGCCCTGGTGCGCAGGAGGGCCTTCGGgctgggccgtgctgggggaggcgggcagctcgccctccaactgctgcaggatgtatttggtgaagagtgtcctctccagctgcagctggttctggAGGTGGCGGATGCGGGCGGGCTGGtagccatctctctcccagcagagcttgctgaggacatcctggagcttgctccgggcctccctgccgctgctgctgggcctcacCATCTCCTCGGCCAGCTGCCGCTGCAGGGCCCGCGTCTGGCCAAGGGCGGTGGTGCACTCgtgccgcagcagctcctgttcctcgcggagctcagcctccttccagcgcagcagctggcgggtctccaccacccgctgccgctggttcaacTCCAGAAGCCGCTGCACCTCCTGAGCCTGTCGCTGCTCCCACTCGGACTGGAgccgctctgccaggagctgctgctccctgcccaaagccGCCTTCAGCTCCCGCGTTTCGGTAGCGAAGCAGCGGCGCAGCTCCTGGGTGCGGTgccgctcttcctccagctcagcccgtagcgcttccagctcccgcctctgctcctccttctgcgcaaggctgctgggggcctgcaccgggccccggcggggcgaggggcggctgcgcgccacgagccccctgcccgcaaCATCCCGCGTCATGGTGTCGGCCACCAAACGCTGCTGCCCAAGGTCAGCAAGTGTTGCGTTCCTGGGGCTGCGAAGCCAAGACAGCGTCTGCCACGGCCGGGGCGGGTGAGCGTGGCCTTATGTGCAtgtcctggccccgagctcacagtggaggggaggggcagcatggccttatatggtaggacctggccccgagctcacagtggaggggaggggcagcatggccttatatggtaggatctggccccgagctcacagtggaggggaggggcagcatggccttatatggtaggacCTGGCCCCTCTGCGCACAAAGGAGGGCGGGCggcattttcccccagaacaacGGAGAAGACAAAGATGGGTTCCAAGCCATGCGCAAGAGAACCAAGTGACCTCTTCTGTACAAGTGGGTTTGCTGCTAGAAGAAACCAGACCAAGCTGGCTGAAAGcggcaaagttgcaacaaaactgtgcaaacagctaataaatatttcaccccCACCTTGACATTCCTCTTCAAGACTGCCCTCAGAAATGGCCGGGGGGTCatatggagctgtgagcagccccggcccacgcagcaccctctgcacagcagaaggagcctgccctgccggggcttgctcttcccagccacagctgctccccaaaatgctgcgggcggctccccgggcaggctgagtgctgaccctggcaggcggcagagcccctgccccagcacacagccccctggggcatagggaccctgcttggaaggactgtcctgggcagccctgggtgcacagccagcttcacgCCCCGCATCAGCCGtacccgggagaaggcagctctcatGGCCTGTCCCTCTGACGATGCAGTAGGGAAGCCGTGCTCAGCAGCACGTCTTCCGGCAACCTGGATAAACTGTGAGGCTTGTTCAGACAGATGCCTTGGATGTACCGGATTTTGGAGAGCCCTCCGGGATATTCAtgtgcactgccctgcagccagcatcttaCCATGTAAAGACCTGGGAAGATTTCTCCTACCCTGGGAGCTCGGCTGTCCTGCCGCTAACCTCTCTCTGCGTCGCTCCgctcccctcgctgcctgcaggcagtgccctcagccctgctgcgctttgcagggcagctgctcctgggcagagctgtctctcgcaAGCAATGCCCGCTTGCTATGAGCTGCCTCCgtccctggagcccagcccagctcaggagcagaggcccagcccaaggcgtcacttgctctgccccttctgggctccctggagatgtcccaggggctccagggctgacagctcctgaatggcagcagagtcacccttggggaagggacttttgaGCTGACTGCGCTAGTCACCGATTGTCCCTCTCTGAAGAGTGGAGAGAGAccgattccaaaagcatggtttgtccttccacagcatggccgtctatgggagctgtaaacgttcccctctggacacggATATTCTTGAgccgaaacaaaaagaacatgcaggccgtgacagggagctgttggttggcCCTTGTGCCAGGCGgggattcagctgaagcaatgcaggcatctcatccccagctggaagccctcgggaggaagcagcattcagctccccccatgcagcccacagaCCCCCACTGTTAAGGGGTGTCAAGCCTGGCCACCACTTCCAGCCACTCCGGCCCAGCACCCCCTCGTGCcatgccgctggagcccagtacagaccaggagcacccagcagagttctgcctggctgctggagcccagcccggtgcctggggacctggagcctttgcccaggctgagggatgcagctgccacttttccgcgtgcagctgttacttgtagcgaagctgagcgtGCATCCCAGAGATTCACACGCACAGACGCACAGACGCACGGACGTGGACacgcagaggacactgacacggccagtcacacagactgccacagatgaggcgctgccgtcaacagcacccacacgcaggactcacataaaacacaaacagaggcggccatgccccctcctcctcgtgggctgccagaggcaggaggccgcTAGTGtaggcacacccacacacacacatgcccacaggacactctctaccttcacaagcgcacgcatgtgcatgggtcccctgagtactggcagagccccccttggTCCCCCGGTACCCCTGCCCGGACCCCAGCCCTCTGACCCATcccacgggtcccctactcgctgcctggtccctctaggtgctccctgcaaacattcagcactcccacatctgtcccgcaggcacccaacactcgcccgtctccccaggtgccagcgtgggccctctgcctgcctgatatCCCAGTCCGGATGCGAGGCCCCgcctagtcaccagctgctccagcttgaagtttgctggtgaaatcacacgcacaccccctgcaccccgggtttggggaagatgcagaCACTCACAGAGCCTCTTACTTGCCTCCCTTGTGCTGGTCCCCCCCTGAGGTGGTTTTCAGGACACACACCGTTCCCACCCCCGTGCCTGCTGGCCGAGACCCCCACtcgctccagtagctgcaccgGGACCCataccagtagctggcaccacaagccaggggtgcctacaccccctgcttggctgcggtagctggcagccagtccacCCACGCCAGCTCCCCCTGTAACCGGCACATCGTCCTTCCAGTTCCCACACACATGGCTTGAGAGTGAGATTACGCAGAGAGATTGttcagaaaagatttaataagaaggtataagaagacaggacagacagcatctgTGTCCTGCTACCAATCACTTGTCCCTGGAGAGTCTCCGCTGGCATCAGGTTGTCCCtcatctgaaacttcttcaaCAAGATTAGAGGGGACGAATCCTCTTGTGCCATCGgtcagctctcccacataccAGCCGTCTTCATCCACGTCTCCAAAGACGTACACGTATTGTCCAGCAACTAGAGGAAGCTCTAGTTCAGGCCGCTCGTTGGGACCATCAAAAGGATCATAGCTGTATCGAGCTATGAACGCTCGAAGCTCTGCCGGTTGTTTTCTCATCGCCTCCAGCAGGAGGGACTCCTTGTCTGCTACCAGGTTAGCCTGGCACGGCCTGGAAACGCTACGCTTggatcttgctctttccagccgttccagttcctgaaatagctgctggcgTTGTTCCTTTAGCTTCTCATACCGATCATTCAGTTCAATCAGCTGGGCTCGAAACAGTGGCAGGGTTTCTTGGagttccctctgcaagcacgcgccttcctcttctttcctctggagcgcTAGCTTGG is a window encoding:
- the LOC132318539 gene encoding RIMS-binding protein 3-like, which codes for MTRDQRRELEALRAELEEERHRTQELRRCFATETRELKAALGREQQLLAERLQSEWEQRQAQEVQRLLELNQRQRVVETRQLLRWKEAELREEQELLRHECTTALGQTRALQRQLAEEMVRPSSSGREARSKLQDVLSKLCWERDGYQPARIRHLQNQLQLERTLFTKYIKGSPEARKEADWLRQKSAQLAGLASRLEERSRQLQVASNRLINTRVPLPIQRSTEELRVASFPQQSDGETGEADGALLAQDKQDDSSRKAAVELQAQVAADEEGSYDVSTHSRTREQLQVQLTEMTNGNTRLAQENARLRGQMALTEEVQAENLDLKGLLARVAGERDSAIQRNLIELNDWYEKLKEQRQQLFQELERLERARSKRSVSRPCQANLVADKESLLLEAMRKQPAELRAFIARYSYDPFDGPNERPELELPLVAGQYVYVFGDVDEDGWYVGELTDGTRGFVPSNLVEEVSDEGQPDASGDSPGTSDW